Genomic segment of Deltaproteobacteria bacterium:
GCCCGCGATCCTGTTCTCGGTAACCGACCGCCCGGTGCTGGAGAGCCTGAACCTCTACAGCGAGGAAGACGCTTCCTGACAGCCCGTAACGCAAATCACAAGCGCGGAGAGAGCCGCGCGGCAGGCGTCCCGGAAATCCCTCAATGCTTGACGCCATAGGCCAGGCCAGCATCCACATCCTCGACCCGGTGCACCTCTTCATGTTGTTCGCCGGGACCTTCCTCGGCCTCATGCTCGGAGTCATCCCCGGAATCGGCGGCGTCACCGGGCTGGCGCTGCTGCTTCCTTTCACCTTCGACATGGACGCGGTCTCCGCCTTCGCCTTCATCATCGGCATGCTGGCGGTGACCACCACTTCCGACACCATCCCGTCGGTGCTGTTCGCCGTCCCCGGCACCGTGGGGTCCCAGGCCACCATCATCGACGGCCACGCCATGGCCAAGCGCGGCGAGGCCGGCCGCGCATTCGGCGCCGCCTTCACCGTGTCCGCCATGGGCGGCATCTTCGGCGCCCTGGTGCTGACCCTGTCGATCCCGATTCTCAGCCCGCTGGTGCTCACCTTCGGCTCGCCCGAGTTCTTCATGATGGCCGTGCTGGGCGTGTGCATGGTGGCCAGCCTCAGCGGCTCGGCGCTGATGAAGGGCGTCATCGCCGGCGGCTCCGGGCTCCTGCTCGCCACCGTCGGCACCGACCCCATCCTGAGCGTGGAGCGCTGGACCTTCGACCAAGTCTACCTGTGGGACGGTTTCCACGTGGTGCCCATCTCCCTGGGCCTGTTCGGCCTGGCCGAGATCACCGACCTGCTGGTTTCCGGCAAGAGCATCGACTCGGGCGCCCTGGGCCGGCTCAAGGGGCGCTGGGAGGGCGTGCGCGACGCCTTCCGGCATTGGTGGCTGGTGATCCGCTCGGCCACCCTGGGGGTGTGGATCGGCATCATCCCCGGCCTCGGCACCCTGGTGGTGGACTGGTTCGCATACGGCCACGCCCTGCACA
This window contains:
- a CDS encoding tripartite tricarboxylate transporter permease; its protein translation is MLDAIGQASIHILDPVHLFMLFAGTFLGLMLGVIPGIGGVTGLALLLPFTFDMDAVSAFAFIIGMLAVTTTSDTIPSVLFAVPGTVGSQATIIDGHAMAKRGEAGRAFGAAFTVSAMGGIFGALVLTLSIPILSPLVLTFGSPEFFMMAVLGVCMVASLSGSALMKGVIAGGSGLLLATVGTDPILSVERWTFDQVYLWDGFHVVPISLGLFGLAEITDLLVSGKSIDSGALGRLKGRWEGVRDAFRHWWLVIRSATLGVWIGIIPGLGTLVVDWFAYGHALHTEKNPDNFGKGDVRGVIAPESANNAKDGGGLIPTLAFGIPGSTSMALFLGAMEIQGLTPGPEMLNQNLDVIFTIAWSLALANIIGTGTCFLFTDHLARIATIRAQLLAPVLLVIMFLGAFMARRHIADIILFLFFGLLGWTMKRQGWPRPPLIIGFVLGSTVEKYLYISILTYGWAWMSRPWVIVLALLIVAALAAPAIRQYRDRAAAGANG